The following coding sequences are from one Dermacentor silvarum isolate Dsil-2018 chromosome 4, BIME_Dsil_1.4, whole genome shotgun sequence window:
- the LOC119450517 gene encoding glycerol-3-phosphate phosphatase-like, with protein sequence MADLGRCRLLTKEILKNELISSITYVLVDCDGVLWQANNPIPGSSEALSLLRKLGKKVRYVTNNSSKSRHGYLSKLHQLKFEASLDEIITAPYCVVLYLKHVNFTGKIYLVGTFGLRDELTEAGFTTLPIGPDTTGPDWLKFCLEEVKMEPDVKAVVCGFDEHISFNKVMRAATYLKDKDCLFLATNTDETYPCSNKDIVVPGSGSMLAAVSTAAMRKPIVLGKPEQHMVDCIKYNCPDLVPAKTLMIGDRLNTDILMGCRAGMKTLLVGSGIHHLDDVRKLVSEGKHNELPDFFVPKLGDILEMLA encoded by the exons ATGGCTGATTTgggtcgctgtcgtctgcttacGAAAGAAATTCTGAAGAATGAATTGATCAGTTCAATTACATATGTTCTCGTGGACTGTGATG GCGTCTTGTGGCAGGCAAATAATCCCATCCCTGGCTCGTCGGAAGCACTATCTTTGCTTCGAAAACTT GGTAAAAAAGTACGCTACGTGACGAACAACAGCTCGAAGTCGCGGCACGGGTACCTCAGCAAGTTACATCAGTTGAAGTTTGAGGCGAGCCTT gaCGAAATAATTACGGCGCCGTACTGCGTAGTGCTTTACCTGAAGCACGTGAATTTCACCGGAAAGATTTATCTCGTTGGCACCTTTGGTCTTCGCGATGAACTCACTGAAGCCGGATTTACGACACTGCCCATCGGC cCAGACACCACTGGTCCAGACTGGCTGAAGTTCTGTCTGGAAGAGGTGAAGATGGAGCCCGAC GTAAAAGCTGTTGTCTGTGGCTTTGATGAGCACATTAGCTTCAACAAGGTCATGAGGGCTGCGACCTACCTAAAAGACAAGGACTGCCTCTTCCTCGCCACTAACACAGACGAGACATACCCTTGCTCCAACAAGGACATCGTTGTACCTG GCTCAGGCTCTATGCTAGCAGCAGTCTCCACAGCTGCTATGCGTAAGCCCATAGTTCTTGGAAAACCAGAGCAGCACATGGTCGATTGCATCAAGTACAACTGCCCTGACCTGGTGCCAGCAAAAACACTAATGATTGGAGACAG GCTGAACACGGACATCCTTATGGGTTGTCGAGCTGGCATGAAGACGCTGCTTGTGGGCTCTGGCATCCATCACCTGGACGACGTGCGCAAGCTGGTGTCCGAGGGGAAGCACAATGAACTGCCAGACTTCTTTGTGCCGAAACTAGGCGACATTTTGGAAATGCTGGCGTAG